The Salvelinus namaycush isolate Seneca chromosome 1, SaNama_1.0, whole genome shotgun sequence genome has a window encoding:
- the LOC120053709 gene encoding protein Largen-like, producing MTDSSKTDTLNSSSSSTTTTTTTSSIDKIKIAIFRPPSVSHAILTVMKKPHPPLPPPRLTPIKAEEHNKNPLSGSLLAKANGTLMRNGVFPGKPNRDLSCCISNSTKEERGLMPMPLLRHEKTKCPQATRERVRFSEKVQYHGYCPDCDLQYDVDNTDMHLQTEFTDDMSPVHQCSSSSPPSQLMLENGGLSVSHSFPPTKMPCVPHSNPSLKPQKTILRKSTTTTV from the coding sequence atgacagacagttccAAGACAGACACCCTGAACAGCAGCTCtagcagcaccaccaccaccaccacaacctccagCATCGACAAGATCAAGATCGCCATCTTTAGGCCCCCGTCTGTCAGCCACGCCATCCTGACCGTGATGAAGAAGCCCCACCCTCCGCTGCCCCCTCCCAGGCTGACACCTATCAAAGCAGAGGAGCATAACAAGAACCCACTATCAGGGAGCCTACTAGCCAAGGCTAACGGGACTCTTATGcgtaatggtgttttcccagggaAGCCAAACAGAGACTTATCGTGCTGCATCTCTAATAGTacaaaggaagagagaggactTATGCCAATGCCTTTGCTACGGCATGAAAAGACCAAATGCCCCCAGGCAACCCGGGAGAGGGTCCGATTCAGTGAAAAGGTCCAGTATCACGGGTACTGCCCTGACTGTGACCTGCAATATGACGTTGACAACACAGATATGCACTTACAGACAGAATTTACTGATGACATGAGCCCTGTCCATCAgtgttcctcctcctcaccaCCATCCCAGCTCATGTTAGAAAATGGCGGCCTCAGTGTCAGCCATAGTTTCCCTCCTACAAAAATGCCTTGTGTGCCTCATTCTAACCCTTCCCTGAAACCACAGAAAACCATCCTTCGAAAATCAACCACCACAACGGTTTGA